Proteins from one Aminivibrio sp. genomic window:
- the pth gene encoding aminoacyl-tRNA hydrolase, giving the protein MKIIAGLGNPGPEYVFSRHNAGWLVVDHLVGRFSCGTPRMQFSSMAWTHFRNGEKLLLLKPLTYMNLSGRAVREAVDYFSLSWENDVLVVYDDAALPYGKLRLRKKGSAGGHKGMQSVLGMAGTLYVCRLRVGVGAAPGENMVSWVLGSFSAGERSGLPDLLDRAADAVELWCTEGADKAMNAINATV; this is encoded by the coding sequence TTGAAGATCATCGCCGGATTGGGCAATCCCGGGCCGGAGTACGTCTTTTCAAGGCACAACGCGGGATGGCTCGTGGTGGATCACCTTGTGGGCCGGTTTTCCTGCGGAACCCCGAGGATGCAGTTTTCCTCCATGGCCTGGACCCATTTCCGAAACGGGGAAAAACTTCTTCTCCTCAAGCCGCTGACCTACATGAACCTCAGCGGCAGGGCCGTCCGTGAGGCGGTGGACTATTTCTCCCTCTCCTGGGAAAACGACGTCCTCGTGGTATACGACGACGCGGCCCTTCCCTACGGGAAGCTCCGGCTGCGGAAGAAAGGCTCCGCGGGAGGCCATAAGGGGATGCAGTCCGTCCTCGGGATGGCGGGTACCCTGTATGTCTGCAGGCTGCGGGTCGGCGTGGGGGCAGCCCCCGGAGAGAACATGGTGTCCTGGGTCCTCGGGTCCTTTTCGGCCGGTGAGCGGTCGGGTTTGCCCGACCTTCTCGACAGGGCCGCCGACGCTGTGGAGCTCTGGTGTACCGAAGGCGCCGACAAGGCGATGAATGCGATCAACGCAACGGTCTGA